From one Solidesulfovibrio fructosivorans JJ] genomic stretch:
- a CDS encoding TadE/TadG family type IV pilus assembly protein, whose product MRTQPLRNQRVSRRRESGATAVEFALVLPVLVFMLLGIIEVANILRIQFTLESAATTVAHDISQNPNITNQSAAQNLFDGKQDSYAPLVQQGRDTSDPSDPPALAMSPTTRPTCNSSSCTPFLITITYTYKAMTAPMQPFFDGLTLSASARKSPEPNTSTALAAQ is encoded by the coding sequence ATGCGCACGCAACCGCTCCGCAACCAGCGCGTCTCCCGCCGCCGGGAATCGGGCGCGACCGCCGTGGAATTCGCCCTGGTGCTGCCCGTGCTGGTCTTCATGCTGCTTGGCATCATCGAAGTCGCCAACATCCTGCGCATCCAGTTCACCCTGGAAAGCGCGGCCACCACCGTGGCCCACGACATCTCCCAAAACCCGAACATCACCAACCAGTCCGCGGCCCAAAACCTTTTTGACGGCAAGCAGGACAGCTACGCCCCGCTCGTGCAGCAAGGCCGCGACACATCCGATCCCTCGGACCCGCCGGCCCTGGCCATGAGCCCGACCACGCGGCCGACGTGCAATTCGAGCTCCTGCACGCCGTTTCTGATCACCATCACCTACACCTACAAGGCGATGACCGCGCCCATGCAACCCTTTTTCGACGGGCTGACGCTGTCCGCCTCGGCCCGCAAGAGCCCCGAGCCCAACACGAGCACCGCGCTGGCCGCCCAATAG
- a CDS encoding VWA domain-containing protein, with protein sequence MVVAATLVGLMAAVGVAVDLGRVYVAHNKLQNAVDAAALAGSLQLPDDPDVDNGKVSQAVTTNLAANDPEAKATDISSGGATRSVCVTAEADVDMTLSKVVGLDATTVTAEACAGYNDIELVMVLDATGSMRGTPIANVKEAAANLVDLIMPDSGANTRSKIGLVPFQGKVRIDGNDPVTAERDPDGVGAGCRNADGTLNDGKLKTEYSDTRSRNSIFYGYTISGVSTYYDRTCSGMSPIRALSSDKEAILDNIGAINAGAVTSGTLISEGIKWGHKVLSPKAPYTEGNTDKKVRKIMIVLTDGDTEDGRCGGRYASASRTVNAYWTNAYFGQGLRPNSASSPYDTLSTASATLAQIPDCTDGGKLNQYVLDEADDAKNDADYPVEIFAIRFGDSDATDISLMKRIASSKSGTDDHYYDAPDSSDIKDMFKKIGQQLGQRLMSKKEATTGTP encoded by the coding sequence GTGGTCGTCGCGGCGACGCTGGTCGGGCTTATGGCCGCCGTGGGCGTGGCCGTGGACCTCGGCCGCGTCTACGTGGCCCACAACAAGCTGCAAAACGCCGTGGACGCGGCCGCCCTGGCCGGAAGCCTCCAGCTGCCCGACGACCCGGACGTGGACAACGGCAAGGTCTCGCAGGCGGTCACGACCAACCTGGCCGCCAACGACCCCGAAGCCAAGGCCACCGACATTTCCTCGGGCGGCGCCACCCGCAGCGTGTGCGTCACGGCCGAGGCCGACGTGGACATGACGCTGTCCAAGGTGGTGGGCCTCGACGCCACCACGGTTACGGCCGAAGCCTGCGCCGGCTACAACGACATCGAACTGGTCATGGTGCTCGACGCCACGGGCAGCATGAGAGGCACGCCGATCGCCAACGTCAAGGAAGCGGCGGCGAACCTGGTCGACCTCATCATGCCCGATTCCGGGGCCAACACCCGCTCCAAGATCGGGCTGGTCCCCTTCCAGGGCAAGGTCCGCATCGACGGCAACGACCCGGTCACGGCCGAGCGGGACCCGGACGGCGTGGGGGCCGGCTGCCGCAACGCCGACGGCACCCTAAACGACGGCAAGCTCAAGACCGAATACAGCGACACCCGCAGCCGCAACTCCATCTTCTACGGCTACACCATAAGCGGCGTGAGCACCTATTACGACCGAACCTGTTCCGGCATGTCGCCCATCCGGGCCCTGTCCTCGGACAAGGAGGCCATTCTCGACAATATCGGCGCCATCAACGCCGGGGCCGTGACCTCGGGCACGCTCATCTCCGAAGGCATCAAATGGGGGCACAAGGTGCTCTCGCCCAAGGCCCCCTACACCGAAGGCAACACGGACAAGAAGGTGCGCAAGATCATGATCGTGCTCACCGACGGCGACACCGAGGACGGACGTTGCGGCGGCCGCTACGCCTCGGCCTCGCGGACCGTCAACGCCTACTGGACCAATGCCTACTTCGGCCAGGGGCTGCGGCCCAACAGCGCGAGTTCGCCCTACGACACCCTGTCCACGGCCTCGGCGACCCTGGCCCAGATCCCGGATTGCACCGACGGCGGCAAGCTCAACCAATACGTCCTGGACGAGGCCGACGACGCCAAAAACGACGCCGACTATCCGGTGGAAATCTTCGCCATCCGCTTCGGCGACTCCGATGCCACGGACATAAGCCTCATGAAGCGGATCGCCTCGTCCAAGTCCGGCACCGACGACCATTATTACGACGCGCCGGACAGTTCCGACATCAAGGACATGTTCAAAAAGATCGGCCAGCAGCTCGGCCAGCGCCTCATGAGCAAAAAGGAAGCCACCACCGGCACGCCATAA
- a CDS encoding TadE/TadG family type IV pilus assembly protein: MKRLHRDQRGLAAVEMAIAMVLLVPLLLILVEASRALTEYSQLQNAAMEGARMLARQNGETGGVEDYIKNTVLTDASGKSLFDGAEPTVTISPRDANNNVTVQVDHDYNPSFMPQYDASGNPTPFNLPGSDTLTISAKTTMALPAAN; the protein is encoded by the coding sequence ATGAAACGACTTCACAGGGACCAGCGCGGCCTGGCGGCCGTGGAAATGGCCATCGCCATGGTGTTGCTCGTCCCCCTGCTCCTCATTCTCGTGGAGGCGAGCCGGGCCCTGACCGAGTATTCCCAGTTGCAAAACGCGGCCATGGAAGGGGCGCGCATGCTGGCGCGGCAAAACGGCGAGACGGGCGGGGTCGAGGATTACATCAAAAACACGGTGCTCACGGACGCGTCCGGGAAGTCGCTTTTCGACGGCGCCGAGCCGACCGTGACCATCTCCCCCCGCGACGCAAACAACAACGTAACCGTGCAGGTGGACCATGACTACAACCCCTCGTTCATGCCGCAATACGACGCCTCGGGGAATCCCACTCCTTTCAATTTGCCTGGATCGGATACGCTCACGATTTCGGCCAAGACGACCATGGCGTTGCCGGCTGCAAACTAG
- a CDS encoding tetratricopeptide repeat protein produces MKEKVRAALAAALVAVCLAGLGGLAGCAGSKGKSGPDALAGKPGVEALAAGDAALAHGDPKDAGRLYLAALAAGAAPAVVHTRMGDLYLRVGNYPNAAMAYRAALKAEPKHAPALQGLGFALYLGGAKDEAAKALANALELSPSLSRAAALLGAIEAREGRPEAALAVYDKSLAVGFDPDVENNRGIALMLMGRTEDAVAAFSKAGAVKKSPKIANNLGLALCKLGRYDDAYSAFASVAGESTALNNVGVCYMEAGNKAKAQEFFERAIAANPKFYPVAHDNLTRLSTAEEVALPSSAPARPAAGAPAPQPAVAKPAVAPAAPATSGRAATVERLDRLEMP; encoded by the coding sequence GTGAAGGAAAAGGTACGGGCGGCGCTTGCGGCCGCGCTGGTGGCCGTGTGTCTGGCCGGGCTCGGCGGCTTGGCCGGCTGCGCCGGGTCCAAGGGAAAATCCGGGCCGGACGCCCTGGCCGGCAAGCCCGGGGTCGAGGCCCTGGCCGCCGGCGATGCCGCGCTTGCCCACGGCGATCCCAAGGACGCCGGCCGGCTTTATCTGGCGGCGCTTGCCGCCGGTGCCGCGCCCGCCGTGGTCCACACCCGCATGGGCGACCTGTACCTGCGCGTGGGCAATTATCCCAATGCCGCCATGGCCTACCGGGCGGCGCTCAAGGCCGAGCCGAAGCACGCCCCGGCCCTGCAAGGGCTCGGCTTCGCCCTCTACCTCGGCGGGGCCAAGGACGAGGCGGCCAAGGCCCTGGCCAACGCCTTGGAGCTTTCGCCGTCCCTGTCCCGCGCGGCGGCCCTGCTCGGGGCCATCGAGGCCCGGGAAGGCCGGCCCGAGGCGGCGCTTGCCGTGTACGACAAATCCCTGGCCGTCGGCTTCGACCCGGATGTGGAGAACAACCGGGGCATCGCGCTCATGCTCATGGGCCGCACCGAGGACGCCGTGGCCGCGTTTTCCAAGGCCGGGGCGGTGAAGAAATCCCCCAAGATCGCCAACAACCTGGGGCTGGCCCTGTGCAAGCTTGGCCGCTACGACGACGCCTACTCGGCGTTCGCCAGCGTCGCCGGCGAGTCCACGGCGCTCAACAACGTCGGCGTGTGCTACATGGAGGCCGGCAATAAGGCCAAGGCCCAGGAATTTTTCGAACGGGCCATCGCCGCCAATCCGAAGTTCTACCCCGTGGCCCACGACAACCTGACCCGCTTGTCCACGGCCGAGGAGGTGGCCCTGCCGTCCTCCGCCCCGGCCCGGCCGGCCGCCGGAGCCCCCGCGC